One window of Nitrospirota bacterium genomic DNA carries:
- a CDS encoding type II toxin-antitoxin system Phd/YefM family antitoxin: MKTLSLSEAKMKLSGLVESVSRTDEEIVITKNGSPAAVLISPDEFESLKETIAVRSDVSLMNEIKKGLKALKAKKAKLYTLDELFG; the protein is encoded by the coding sequence ATGAAAACTTTATCGCTTTCCGAGGCAAAAATGAAATTAAGCGGGCTTGTCGAATCAGTTTCCAGGACCGACGAAGAGATAGTCATTACGAAAAACGGCTCACCCGCAGCTGTGTTGATAAGTCCTGACGAATTTGAGAGCCTTAAAGAGACCATTGCCGTCCGTTCTGATGTGTCTCTCATGAATGAAATTAAAAAGGGACTGAAAGCCCTGAAAGCAAAAAAGGCAAAACTATATACCCTTGATGAATTGTTCGGGTAA
- a CDS encoding SDR family NAD(P)-dependent oxidoreductase — translation MVCLITGSSRGLGKSVALAFGKRGHRVVVHFKDKKSEADAVASGIKESLALKADVRDFNEVKSLVEKVVRKWGRIDVLVNNAGITKEALLLKTSEKDFDEVVDTNLKGPFNFIRAVAPYMTKQKTKHIINISSIAGIKGKAGLSAYSASKAGLIGLTISAARELSKHNIMVNAVLPGYMLTEMGMASNEKAKELALQDSLVKEFSNPDNVADFICYLSETKGITEQVFNLDSRIL, via the coding sequence ATGGTCTGTCTAATCACCGGTTCATCAAGAGGTCTCGGAAAATCTGTTGCTCTCGCTTTTGGAAAGCGGGGGCATCGGGTGGTTGTTCATTTCAAAGATAAAAAGAGTGAGGCTGATGCAGTTGCTTCCGGGATAAAAGAATCGCTGGCGCTCAAAGCTGATGTCAGAGATTTCAATGAGGTGAAATCTCTGGTTGAAAAAGTCGTGCGGAAATGGGGCCGCATTGATGTGCTTGTGAATAACGCAGGAATTACAAAAGAGGCCCTGCTGTTAAAGACATCCGAAAAAGATTTTGACGAAGTAGTTGACACCAACCTCAAGGGGCCGTTCAATTTCATCCGCGCCGTTGCTCCATACATGACAAAGCAGAAAACCAAACACATCATAAACATCTCCTCCATCGCCGGGATAAAAGGCAAGGCAGGTTTGTCAGCTTACTCAGCGTCAAAGGCTGGTCTCATCGGTTTAACTATAAGTGCGGCACGAGAACTTAGTAAACACAACATCATGGTCAACGCCGTTCTTCCCGGATACATGCTCACTGAAATGGGAATGGCATCGAATGAGAAAGCAAAAGAACTCGCGCTTCAGGACAGTCTTGTAAAAGAATTCTCTAACCCCGATAATGTCGCCGACTTTATCTGCTACCTTTCAGAGACAAAAGGAATAACAGAACAGGTTTTCAATCTGGATTCAAGGATATTGTAG
- a CDS encoding nodulation protein NfeD, with protein sequence MSGKISFIFFSLLASLLFVSQSVADIIVIKADGVVNPVMSEYITKSIDEAEKEKAELLVIELDTPGGLDTSMRSIVKRMTASEVPVAVYVAPGGARAASAGVFITIAAHIAAMAPGTNIGAAHPVGVGEKMDKTMAEKAVNDAAAYIKSTAGKRGRNAEWAEKAVRESVSITETEALKLKVIDLVAADLKTLLDSIDNKEVETAAGKRVLKTKDVKIVMKEMGIRSKILDLISDPNVAYLLMLLGFYGIFFEMTNPGAIFPGVFGAISLILAFYSFQTLPVNYAGLLLIILALILFILEIKIISHGVLTIGGIISMTIGSLMLFESPLPFFQLSLKVVLPGVLLTTLFFFLTIRLAVKAQKQKPVTGAEGLVGLEGKARTDIHNEGMVFVHGEIWKAWSDGPIKAGENVIVEKVEHLRVKVRRS encoded by the coding sequence ATGTCCGGTAAAATATCGTTTATATTTTTTTCCCTTCTCGCGTCACTTCTTTTCGTCTCACAATCGGTCGCTGACATAATCGTCATAAAAGCGGATGGCGTAGTGAATCCCGTCATGTCCGAATACATTACAAAAAGCATAGATGAAGCGGAGAAGGAAAAAGCGGAGTTGCTTGTCATCGAACTCGACACCCCGGGCGGGCTGGATACCTCAATGAGGTCTATCGTAAAAAGGATGACTGCGAGCGAGGTCCCCGTAGCTGTCTATGTAGCTCCGGGAGGGGCGCGGGCCGCGTCAGCGGGGGTATTCATTACCATTGCCGCGCATATTGCAGCGATGGCACCGGGCACTAATATCGGGGCTGCGCATCCCGTAGGCGTTGGAGAAAAAATGGACAAGACAATGGCGGAAAAGGCCGTCAATGACGCCGCCGCTTACATTAAGTCCACAGCCGGGAAAAGGGGAAGGAATGCCGAATGGGCGGAGAAGGCTGTGCGGGAGAGCGTGTCGATCACAGAGACCGAAGCCTTGAAACTGAAGGTGATCGATCTTGTCGCGGCGGACCTGAAAACACTTCTCGACTCCATAGATAATAAAGAGGTTGAAACCGCGGCAGGGAAGCGTGTTTTAAAAACCAAAGACGTAAAGATCGTAATGAAGGAGATGGGCATCAGGAGCAAGATCCTGGATCTCATCAGCGATCCGAATGTCGCGTATTTGCTGATGCTGTTAGGCTTTTACGGCATATTTTTTGAGATGACAAATCCCGGCGCGATATTCCCAGGGGTGTTCGGCGCGATCTCGTTGATACTCGCTTTCTATTCATTTCAGACCCTGCCAGTAAATTATGCCGGACTGCTCCTGATCATTCTCGCCCTGATCCTTTTCATTCTTGAAATCAAAATTATCTCTCATGGCGTGCTTACGATCGGCGGGATAATCTCGATGACCATTGGCTCCCTGATGCTCTTTGAATCACCTCTGCCTTTTTTCCAGCTCTCTCTTAAAGTGGTCCTTCCCGGGGTCCTTCTTACCACACTGTTTTTCTTCCTGACGATCAGGCTTGCTGTGAAGGCTCAGAAACAGAAGCCTGTCACCGGGGCCGAAGGGCTTGTCGGACTTGAGGGCAAAGCCAGGACCGACATTCATAACGAAGGCATGGTCTTTGTCCACGGCGAGATATGGAAGGCCTGGAGCGATGGACCGATCAAGGCCGGTGAAAATGTTATCGTTGAGAAGGTCGAGCACCTGAGAGTCAAGGTCAGGCGTTCTTAA
- the bioF gene encoding 8-amino-7-oxononanoate synthase translates to MKWFGVELQALKKENLLRKLTCIGPSHGPKILINGQTFINFSSNDYLGLSGHPEIVRAAAGALKEYGLGSGSSRLLSGTYTPHEKLEARIAKFKRTEAALVFNTGYAANTGTIPAIAGDDALIFSDELNHASIVDGVRLSKADVKIYKHRDVNNLESLLKKNCKSRSIKRRLIITDTIFSMDGDIAPLKDILSFCEKYDALLMIDDAHGTGVIGKTGRGALEHFNIRSNRVIQMGTLSKAAGCFGAFVAGPTDLINLLISKARSFIYSTSLPPAITEASTKAIDIVENESGQRRNKLWKNRLRLSEGLKGLGFDTLNSETPIIPVLIGDTKKTLKAGGYLFKEKIFAPAIRPPSVPEGKCRLRFSVTSAHTDKDIDRVLESLRKVKNK, encoded by the coding sequence GTGAAATGGTTTGGCGTAGAACTTCAGGCGCTCAAAAAAGAAAACCTCCTCAGAAAACTTACCTGCATTGGCCCATCTCACGGCCCAAAGATCTTAATTAACGGTCAAACCTTTATCAATTTTTCCTCAAATGATTATCTCGGCTTGTCAGGCCATCCTGAAATTGTGAGGGCCGCCGCAGGGGCGTTAAAGGAATACGGACTCGGCTCCGGCTCATCAAGACTTCTGAGCGGCACATATACTCCGCATGAAAAACTTGAGGCGCGGATAGCCAAATTCAAAAGGACGGAAGCCGCCCTTGTATTCAACACAGGGTATGCTGCCAATACCGGGACCATTCCGGCGATAGCAGGAGATGATGCATTGATCTTCAGTGATGAGCTCAATCATGCGAGCATTGTTGACGGCGTGAGACTTTCAAAGGCCGATGTGAAAATTTATAAACATCGAGACGTAAATAATCTTGAATCTCTTTTAAAGAAAAATTGCAAAAGCAGATCGATCAAAAGACGCCTGATAATCACCGACACGATCTTCAGCATGGACGGAGACATTGCGCCGCTGAAGGACATTCTTTCTTTTTGTGAAAAATATGACGCACTGCTGATGATCGATGACGCTCATGGTACAGGTGTGATCGGGAAAACCGGCAGGGGCGCTCTTGAGCATTTCAACATTAGATCAAACCGCGTAATACAGATGGGCACGTTGAGTAAGGCGGCCGGATGTTTCGGCGCATTTGTCGCGGGTCCAACCGATTTAATAAACCTGCTGATCAGCAAGGCAAGGAGCTTCATCTATTCGACCTCCCTCCCTCCAGCAATTACTGAGGCAAGCACGAAAGCAATAGATATTGTTGAGAATGAGTCGGGACAGAGAAGGAATAAATTATGGAAAAACAGGTTGCGATTATCTGAAGGTCTCAAGGGCCTCGGTTTTGATACGCTTAACTCGGAGACGCCGATAATCCCGGTGCTGATCGGCGATACAAAAAAAACGTTGAAGGCGGGGGGTTATCTTTTCAAAGAAAAAATATTCGCCCCTGCAATACGCCCACCCAGTGTGCCGGAGGGAAAATGCAGATTAAGGTTTTCAGTAACCTCCGCACATACGGATAAAGATATTGATCGGGTGTTGGAGAGTTTAAGAAAGGTTAAAAACAAATAA
- a CDS encoding radical SAM protein, whose protein sequence is MLKINEIFKSIQGESTFAGLPCTFIRLAGCNLRCTYCDTSYAYYNGKEIADDEIISKIDEYGVKYVEFTGGEPLLQEETPPLLKTLLDKGYTVLIETNGSICIGCLDKRLNIIMDYKSPKSGMSERMRPKNFDFLKKTDQIKFVLMDESDYTWAKGVISENKLAERFDNILMSPAYGILPAKDLVMWVLRDNLPVRVQLQIHKYIWAPDEHEGVF, encoded by the coding sequence ATGCTGAAAATCAACGAAATCTTCAAAAGCATTCAGGGGGAATCAACTTTCGCGGGGCTCCCCTGCACTTTCATAAGACTCGCCGGCTGCAATCTCAGATGCACTTACTGCGATACCAGTTATGCTTACTACAACGGCAAGGAGATCGCTGATGATGAGATCATTTCAAAGATAGATGAATACGGCGTCAAGTACGTGGAGTTCACCGGCGGCGAACCTTTGCTCCAGGAAGAAACTCCGCCTTTGCTTAAGACCCTCCTTGATAAGGGCTACACCGTATTGATCGAAACAAACGGCTCCATATGCATCGGCTGCCTCGACAAAAGACTGAATATCATCATGGATTACAAATCTCCGAAAAGCGGGATGAGCGAAAGGATGCGTCCAAAGAACTTTGATTTTTTAAAAAAGACCGACCAGATAAAATTTGTCCTCATGGACGAGTCCGATTACACCTGGGCAAAGGGTGTGATCTCGGAGAATAAACTCGCCGAGAGGTTCGATAACATCCTGATGTCCCCTGCCTACGGCATCCTGCCTGCCAAAGACCTCGTGATGTGGGTATTGCGCGACAACCTTCCCGTCAGGGTGCAATTGCAGATCCATAAATACATCTGGGCTCCCGACGAGCACGAAGGGGTCTTTTAA
- a CDS encoding type II toxin-antitoxin system RelE/ParE family toxin has product MAHSTYKLKIPDDIAHLIRTLHPELKKKSRAGLKAILSNPADGKALKDELAGLRSFRISKFRIIYREGRNVIELVAIGPRERIYEDTYRLLKKEGLD; this is encoded by the coding sequence ATGGCACATTCAACATACAAGCTGAAAATTCCCGATGATATTGCACATCTAATCCGCACACTGCACCCCGAACTTAAAAAAAAGAGCAGGGCCGGCCTCAAGGCCATTCTGTCAAATCCAGCCGACGGCAAAGCGCTTAAAGACGAACTCGCAGGACTGCGAAGCTTCCGTATCAGCAAATTCAGGATCATCTACAGAGAAGGCCGAAATGTAATCGAACTTGTCGCCATTGGTCCGCGTGAACGGATATATGAAGATACCTACCGGCTGTTGAAAAAAGAGGGTCTGGACTGA